The following are encoded together in the Rutidosis leptorrhynchoides isolate AG116_Rl617_1_P2 unplaced genomic scaffold, CSIRO_AGI_Rlap_v1 contig67, whole genome shotgun sequence genome:
- the LOC139884991 gene encoding BTB/POZ domain-containing protein At3g56230 encodes MDCSICTTMPFILRPPRNTICAGCYEAARNVLSLMNKLECDHSNNYKAIDQSNSNKAINGGSSLVSTPTSCKPQPLANLPKWMNSMKEAEDELNDKINFLSGFVGLFRDQILTDIQLKPCNDGPPIPAHRAILAARSEIFKNMLDSDSCKAAPANDSTITLPELNHEELISLLEFLYSGSLSTEKLENHVYSLTLAADKYEIPYLEKFCERHMLASLNSSNALEVLEISDVCSNKTLKEAALSFIVKSMEDVAFSARFEVFASKNPHLCVQITRVFLMDSKNRRGGI; translated from the exons ATGGATTGCTCCATTTGCACTACAATGCCATTCATATTGAGGCCTCCAAGGAATACAATATGTGCAGGCTGCTATGAAGCTGCTAGGAATGTACTGTCTCTGATGAACAAGCTTGAATGTGATCATAGTAATAATTACAAAGCAATAGATCAAAGTAATAGTAATAAAGCCATCAATGGAGGTTCCTCTCTTGTCTCTACGCCAACTTCTTGTAAG CCTCAGCCACTAGCAAATCTTCCAAAATGGATGAATAGCATGAAGGAAGCAGAAGATGAATTGAATGATAAAATAAATTTCCTGAGTGGATTTGTTGGTTTGTTTAGAGACCAAATACTCACCGATATCCAACTCAAGCCTTGCAACGATGGGCCTCCCATTCCGGCCCACAGAGCCATACTG GCAGCAAGGTCTGAAATATTCAAGAACATGTTAGATTCAGATTCGTGCAAAGCAGCACCAGCAAATGACAGTACAATAACTCTCCCTGAACTAAACCATGAAGAGCTCATATCCCTATTGGAATTTCTTTATAGCGGCAGCTTGTCTACGGAGAAGCTTGAGAATCACGTCTACTCTTTAACATTGGCAGCCGACAAATACGAGATCCCATACTTGGAGAAGTTTTGCGAGAGACACATGCTAGCTTCTTTGAACTCGTCGAATGCTCTCGAGGTTTTGGAAATCTCTGATGTCTGTTCCAACAAGACATTGAAAGAAGCTGCCTTGAGCTTCATCGTGAAATCCATGGAGGACGTTGCTTTCTCCGCAAGGTTTGAAGTCTTCGCTTCCAAGAATCCTCATTTGTGTGTCCAAATCACTAGAGTGTTTTTGATGGATTCTAAAAACAGGCGAGGTGGGATTTGA
- the LOC139884990 gene encoding transcription factor bHLH61-like → MVSREHKRSAAALREKLQLLRSITNSHAVNDTSIIADASNYIKELKQRLEILNQDIYEAAGQTSLPVVNVETLPKGFLINVFSDKNCQRLLVSILEAFEELGLEVLEATASCINSFRFQAVGGENEVQSENIDAEVVKQAVLRTIKNWSQGIDP, encoded by the exons atggTTTCTAGGGAGCACAAGAGATCAGCAGCAGCTCTGCGCGAGAAGCTGCAACTTCTTCGATCCATTACTAACTCTCACGCC GTTAACGATACTTCAATCATAGCAGATGCATCTAACTATATCAAGGAGCTAAAACAAAGACTAGAAATATTGAATCAAGACATTTATGAAGCAGCTGGACAAACTTCCTTGCCTGTG GTGAATGTAGAAACCCTACCAAAAGGTTTCCTAATAAATGTATTTTCGGACAAGAATTGTCAACGTCTGCTTGTCTCCATATTGGAAGCCTTCGAAGAATTGGGTCTCGAGGTCCTCGAAGCTACGGCTTCTTGTATAAACTCTTTTCGATTTCAAGCTGTTGGAGGAGAG AATGAGGTACAAAGTGAAAACATTGACGCTGAAGTGGTGAAACAGGCAGTGTTGAGAACTATTAAAAACTGGAGTCAAGGAATTGACCCATGA